A section of the Bacillus sp. HSf4 genome encodes:
- a CDS encoding heavy metal translocating P-type ATPase, producing the protein MDGQKEATLQISGMTCAACAARIEKGLKRLDGVEDANVNLALEKSKVVYDPAQVDVGQLAEKVESLGYQVAVEKAEFSISGMSCAACANRIEKRLNKLPGVKSAAVNFALETAAVEYHPGAVSPEDMEEAAQKLGYKLELKKDRTRDSSAEQREKDIENQTGKLIFSVILSFPLLWAMVSHFKFTAFIWLPDMFMDPWVQFALATPVQFIVGRQFYIGAYKALRNKSANMDVLVALGTSAAYFYSFYLSIESLRRGHHAEGLYYETSAILLTLIILGKLFEAKAKGRSSEAIKKLMGLQAKTATVVRNGAEITVPIEEVLAGDIMHVKPGEKVPADGEIVEGRSALDESMITGESIPVDKTVGDTVIGATINKNGFIKVKAEKVGKDTALAQIIKVVEEAQGSKAPIQRLADRISGVFVPIVVAIAIVTFIVWYLLVSPGEFGTALEKLIAVLVIACPCALGLATPTSIMAGSGRAAEYGILFKGGEHLETAHRLETIVLDKTGTVTNGKPQLTDVRPAPWIEEAQFLKLAGSAEKNSEHPLAEAIVEGISEKGIELTGPESFEAIPGYGIEAVAGGQPILIGTRRLMERHDIDIHEASTEMEKLESQGKTAMLVAVDGRYAGLIAVADTIKDTSKAAVERLKNMGLEVVMMTGDNRKTAEAIAAEAGIEHVIAEVLPEGKADQVKKIQAEGKKVAMVGDGINDAPALAAADTGMAIGTGADVAMEAADITLIRGDLNSIADAIGMSRLTIRNIKQNLFWAFAYNSVGIPFAALGLLAPWIAGAAMAFSSVSVVLNALRLQKVKLEWRNPS; encoded by the coding sequence ATGGATGGACAAAAGGAGGCCACACTGCAAATATCCGGCATGACGTGTGCAGCATGTGCAGCGCGGATTGAAAAAGGGCTGAAACGGCTTGACGGAGTTGAAGACGCAAATGTGAATTTAGCTTTGGAAAAATCCAAAGTCGTCTATGATCCCGCTCAAGTCGATGTCGGACAGCTGGCTGAAAAGGTGGAGTCGCTCGGTTATCAAGTAGCTGTCGAAAAAGCCGAATTTTCCATCTCGGGCATGTCATGTGCGGCTTGTGCAAACCGGATCGAAAAGCGCCTCAACAAACTGCCTGGCGTCAAAAGCGCCGCCGTAAATTTCGCGCTTGAAACGGCTGCAGTCGAATACCATCCCGGCGCGGTTTCTCCGGAAGATATGGAAGAAGCTGCACAAAAGCTCGGCTACAAGCTGGAGTTGAAAAAGGACCGCACCCGGGACAGCTCGGCCGAGCAAAGAGAAAAAGACATTGAAAATCAAACAGGCAAATTGATTTTTTCCGTGATCTTGTCTTTTCCTCTCCTTTGGGCAATGGTCAGCCATTTCAAATTCACGGCTTTTATCTGGCTGCCGGACATGTTCATGGATCCATGGGTGCAGTTCGCTTTGGCTACACCGGTGCAGTTTATCGTCGGCAGGCAGTTTTATATCGGGGCCTATAAAGCGCTCCGCAACAAAAGCGCAAACATGGATGTGCTGGTTGCGCTGGGGACGTCGGCCGCTTATTTCTACAGCTTTTATTTAAGTATTGAAAGTCTTAGACGCGGCCATCACGCCGAAGGCCTCTACTATGAAACGAGCGCCATTCTTCTGACACTGATTATTTTAGGAAAGCTGTTTGAAGCGAAAGCGAAAGGCCGCTCATCAGAAGCGATCAAAAAGCTGATGGGGCTGCAGGCGAAAACGGCGACCGTTGTCAGAAACGGCGCGGAAATCACGGTGCCGATTGAAGAGGTTTTAGCCGGTGATATCATGCATGTCAAACCGGGGGAAAAAGTTCCCGCCGACGGAGAAATCGTCGAAGGACGTTCAGCCTTGGATGAATCGATGATTACCGGTGAAAGCATCCCTGTTGACAAAACGGTTGGAGACACGGTGATTGGCGCCACCATCAATAAAAACGGATTTATCAAAGTCAAAGCCGAAAAAGTCGGCAAAGATACCGCTTTAGCGCAAATTATTAAAGTGGTGGAAGAGGCGCAAGGATCAAAAGCGCCGATTCAGCGCCTGGCCGACCGGATTTCAGGAGTATTCGTGCCGATCGTTGTGGCGATCGCCATTGTGACGTTTATCGTTTGGTACCTTTTGGTGAGCCCCGGAGAATTCGGGACAGCGCTGGAAAAATTGATCGCGGTGCTTGTAATCGCGTGTCCTTGTGCGCTCGGGCTGGCGACGCCGACTTCGATTATGGCGGGGTCCGGCCGCGCCGCTGAATACGGCATTTTATTTAAAGGCGGCGAACATTTGGAGACGGCCCACCGTTTGGAGACGATCGTGCTCGATAAAACAGGAACCGTAACAAATGGAAAGCCGCAGCTGACCGATGTCCGTCCGGCACCGTGGATTGAGGAAGCACAATTTCTCAAACTGGCCGGTTCGGCGGAAAAAAACTCCGAGCATCCTCTTGCCGAAGCGATTGTTGAAGGAATCAGCGAAAAAGGGATTGAGCTGACAGGTCCTGAAAGCTTTGAAGCGATACCCGGATACGGTATTGAGGCGGTTGCCGGCGGCCAACCGATTTTGATCGGTACAAGACGCCTCATGGAGCGGCATGATATTGACATTCATGAAGCAAGCACCGAGATGGAAAAGCTTGAAAGCCAAGGAAAGACGGCGATGCTTGTCGCTGTTGACGGACGCTATGCCGGGCTGATTGCCGTGGCTGATACGATCAAAGATACGTCAAAAGCGGCTGTCGAAAGGCTGAAAAACATGGGGCTGGAGGTCGTGATGATGACCGGCGACAACCGGAAGACGGCTGAGGCGATTGCGGCTGAAGCGGGGATTGAGCATGTGATTGCCGAAGTTCTCCCGGAAGGAAAAGCAGATCAGGTGAAAAAGATCCAGGCGGAAGGCAAAAAAGTCGCCATGGTTGGCGACGGAATCAATGATGCTCCGGCACTGGCGGCGGCCGACACCGGAATGGCGATCGGAACCGGAGCAGACGTCGCCATGGAAGCAGCCGATATTACCTTGATCCGCGGCGATTTGAACAGCATTGCGGACGCGATCGGCATGAGCAGGCTGACGATCAGAAATATTAAACAAAACCTTTTCTGGGCGTTTGCTTACAATAGTGTCGGCATTCCGTTTGCCGCTTTGGGGCTTTTGGCGCCGTGGATCGCCGGAGCGGCGATGGCCTTCAGTTCAGTGTCGGTCGTGCTGAATGCGCTCAGGCTGCAAAAGGTGAAACTGGAATGGAGGAACCCGTCGTGA
- the copZ gene encoding copper chaperone CopZ: MEQKTLKVEGMSCNHCVQAVEGSVGELGGVEAVKVDLGAGTVEISFDSEKVSLKEIVDTIEDQGYDVAS, from the coding sequence ATGGAACAAAAAACGTTGAAAGTCGAAGGAATGTCTTGCAATCATTGTGTTCAGGCTGTTGAAGGAAGCGTCGGCGAGCTTGGCGGCGTTGAAGCGGTAAAGGTGGATCTGGGCGCCGGCACTGTCGAAATTTCTTTTGATTCAGAAAAAGTATCGCTGAAGGAGATCGTTGATACGATCGAGGATCAGGGGTATGATGTCGCAAGCTAG
- a CDS encoding metal-sensing transcriptional repressor, with protein MSEHHDDHMLNPKSSKEKEQIKNRLKRIEGQVRGIQNMIENDRYCVDILVQISAVQAAMQKVAFSLLENHTHHCVANAVKKGEGDEAIEELLDVFKRFSKS; from the coding sequence ATGTCAGAACATCATGATGATCATATGCTTAACCCTAAAAGTTCCAAAGAAAAGGAACAGATCAAAAACCGCTTGAAAAGAATCGAGGGACAAGTCAGAGGTATTCAAAACATGATTGAAAACGACCGCTATTGCGTCGATATTTTGGTGCAAATCTCCGCCGTTCAGGCGGCCATGCAAAAGGTGGCTTTCAGCCTGCTGGAAAATCATACACACCACTGTGTAGCCAACGCCGTGAAAAAGGGCGAGGGAGATGAAGCCATTGAAGAGCTTCTCGATGTATTTAAACGGTTTTCAAAATCATAA
- a CDS encoding DJ-1/PfpI family protein encodes MAKKVLIVTGDAVEALEVYYPYYRCLEEGFETTIAAPKKKKIHTVVHDFLDWDTYTEKPGYLIDAHASFDEVDPSEYDGLIIPGGRAPEFIRMYDSLLKIVAHFFEENKPVGAICHASLIFTSLREHLKGRELTAYIACKPEVEAAGATYIEEKLHVEGNLVSGHDWSNLPEFMREFFKALNK; translated from the coding sequence ATGGCGAAGAAAGTGTTGATTGTAACAGGTGACGCTGTGGAGGCATTAGAGGTGTATTACCCTTATTACCGCTGTCTTGAAGAAGGTTTTGAAACAACGATTGCCGCGCCTAAAAAGAAAAAAATCCATACGGTTGTTCATGACTTCTTAGATTGGGATACATATACGGAAAAACCGGGCTATTTAATTGATGCGCACGCTTCATTTGACGAGGTCGACCCTTCCGAGTATGACGGCCTGATCATCCCCGGCGGACGAGCGCCTGAGTTCATCCGGATGTATGATTCCTTATTAAAGATCGTCGCCCATTTCTTTGAAGAAAATAAACCTGTCGGTGCCATCTGCCATGCGAGCCTGATTTTCACAAGCCTGAGAGAACATCTGAAAGGCCGTGAGCTGACGGCTTACATTGCCTGCAAACCTGAAGTTGAAGCGGCTGGCGCGACATACATCGAAGAAAAGCTCCATGTGGAAGGAAACCTTGTTTCAGGACACGATTGGTCGAATCTTCCTGAGTTTATGAGGGAATTCTTCAAAGCATTAAATAAATAA
- a CDS encoding DeoR/GlpR family DNA-binding transcription regulator, protein MLVAERHQKIVELVNLRSSVRVTELSEIFSVTEETIRRDLEKLEKENKLKRSHGGAVSVQTEEAEIHFRKREITNVAEKKMIAYEAVKLVESGERIILDASTTAWYMAKTLGNIPLTVITNSVRVAMELAKKEKITVISTGGMLLPESMSFVGPLAQRSLDLYHVNKTFLSCKGVDPESGLSDSNEWQALLKKRMIDIADQTILMADSSKFGKRAFSQIDRLHDGYHIIADSGIDQGSLEELKEKTEQITIVG, encoded by the coding sequence ATGCTTGTAGCTGAAAGACACCAAAAAATCGTTGAGCTTGTCAATCTGCGTTCGAGCGTGCGCGTCACCGAGCTGAGTGAAATTTTCTCCGTCACGGAGGAAACGATCAGGCGCGATTTAGAAAAGCTTGAAAAAGAAAACAAGCTGAAAAGAAGCCATGGGGGCGCCGTCAGTGTACAGACCGAGGAAGCCGAGATTCATTTTCGAAAACGGGAGATTACAAACGTCGCGGAAAAGAAAATGATTGCCTATGAAGCCGTCAAGCTTGTGGAAAGCGGGGAACGGATCATCCTCGATGCCAGCACGACGGCGTGGTATATGGCCAAAACGCTCGGAAACATCCCGCTGACCGTCATTACGAATTCAGTCAGAGTGGCGATGGAGCTTGCGAAAAAAGAAAAGATAACGGTGATTTCCACCGGAGGGATGCTGCTTCCTGAATCGATGTCATTTGTCGGGCCTCTGGCGCAACGTTCCCTTGATTTGTATCACGTCAACAAAACGTTTCTCTCATGCAAAGGCGTCGATCCCGAGAGCGGCTTAAGCGATTCAAACGAATGGCAGGCCCTCTTGAAAAAGCGTATGATCGACATCGCCGACCAGACGATTTTAATGGCGGACAGCAGCAAATTCGGCAAGCGGGCATTTTCGCAGATCGACCGGCTTCACGACGGATATCACATCATCGCGGATTCAGGGATCGATCAAGGAAGCCTCGAAGAGCTGAAGGAGAAAACCGAACAGATCACCATTGTCGGCTAA
- a CDS encoding rhamnulokinase family protein, whose protein sequence is MTILAFDLGAGSGRAFAGYVDDSLIKVREIHRFANEPVQAGKHLYWDILRLFHEIKQGVLKAKNGCGRISCIGIDSWAVDFGLLDQNGELLGNPYHYRDPRTEGVMEEVFEKIGREKIFAHTGIQMLPFNTMFQLYALKRANSPLLERAETLLMIPDLLRYFLTGEKKSEWTNATTTQLFNPTISGWDRELISRLGLPAAIFPNDILKPGSEAGRLTSSVCAELDVPAVPVIAVGEHDTASAVVGVPAETKDFVYLICGTWSLIGTELDRPIMSKDALDWNFTNEGGVGGTFRFLKNIMGLWLFQRCQADWEKRGLMFTNEELVRLAGRSARFKAVLDPDDSIFLNPVNMPEAIQTYCRNTNQEVPETPGEIIRCVLESLAFKYRFTLERIERLTGKQYEGLHMVGGGIHNELLCQYTANVLAKKVWAGPSEASAIGNVAVQAMALDMFWDVQEARHAIKASFPQKTYTPEDVRAWEAAYQHYYEHIL, encoded by the coding sequence GTGACAATCTTGGCATTTGATCTCGGGGCGGGCAGCGGAAGAGCTTTTGCAGGGTATGTTGACGACAGCCTGATCAAAGTGCGGGAAATTCACCGTTTCGCAAATGAGCCCGTTCAAGCGGGGAAGCATCTGTATTGGGACATTCTCCGCCTCTTTCATGAAATCAAACAAGGGGTGTTGAAAGCGAAAAACGGCTGCGGCCGAATCAGCTGCATCGGGATCGATTCCTGGGCGGTTGATTTCGGCCTCCTTGATCAAAACGGAGAATTGCTGGGAAATCCTTATCATTACCGCGATCCCCGCACAGAGGGTGTGATGGAGGAAGTATTTGAAAAAATAGGAAGGGAAAAGATATTTGCACATACGGGCATTCAGATGCTGCCCTTCAATACGATGTTTCAGCTTTACGCGCTGAAACGGGCGAATTCTCCACTCCTCGAGCGCGCTGAGACGCTTTTAATGATCCCCGACTTGCTCCGTTACTTCTTGACAGGCGAGAAAAAAAGCGAATGGACCAATGCGACAACCACCCAGCTGTTTAATCCGACAATCTCCGGCTGGGATCGCGAACTGATCAGCCGCCTCGGTCTTCCGGCTGCGATTTTCCCAAACGACATCCTCAAACCCGGAAGTGAAGCAGGGCGCCTTACATCATCTGTATGCGCAGAATTGGATGTTCCGGCAGTGCCGGTGATCGCGGTCGGTGAACACGATACGGCTTCGGCGGTTGTCGGCGTTCCCGCGGAAACGAAAGACTTCGTCTACTTGATCTGCGGGACGTGGTCGCTGATCGGAACGGAGCTCGACAGGCCGATCATGAGTAAGGACGCTTTAGACTGGAACTTTACAAATGAAGGCGGTGTCGGCGGGACATTCCGTTTCCTGAAAAACATTATGGGATTATGGCTTTTTCAGCGCTGCCAAGCCGATTGGGAAAAAAGGGGGCTTATGTTTACGAACGAAGAACTTGTCAGGCTTGCCGGACGGTCCGCTCGTTTTAAAGCGGTGCTCGATCCTGATGACAGCATCTTTCTCAATCCCGTCAATATGCCTGAAGCGATTCAGACCTACTGTCGGAACACAAACCAGGAGGTGCCGGAAACGCCTGGAGAGATCATCCGCTGTGTCCTGGAAAGCCTTGCGTTCAAATACCGTTTTACCTTGGAGCGGATCGAGCGGCTGACCGGAAAACAGTACGAAGGGCTTCACATGGTTGGGGGAGGCATTCATAATGAGCTGCTCTGCCAGTACACGGCGAATGTATTGGCCAAAAAGGTCTGGGCGGGGCCTTCCGAGGCGAGTGCGATCGGCAATGTTGCCGTTCAGGCGATGGCGCTTGACATGTTTTGGGATGTTCAGGAAGCGCGTCATGCCATTAAAGCCTCCTTTCCGCAAAAAACGTACACACCTGAAGATGTGCGGGCCTGGGAAGCGGCTTATCAACATTATTACGAACATATTCTGTAG
- the rhaI gene encoding L-rhamnose isomerase, producing the protein MSDQSYALFEQQQKDRGISLTEAIEKMKALKIETPSWGYGDSGTRFKVFQQEGVPRDPFEKMEDAAVVHKLTGVCPSVAIHIPWDRVDDYAKLKAHAEDLGVAIGAVNPNLFQDDDYKFGSITNVKTEIRKKATDHLLACVDIAKQTGSKEISLWLADGTNYPGQADMRKRKSWMYECLKEVYAALADDMRLLIEYKFFEPAFYHTDLADWGMAFNLAQKLGPKADVLVDTGHHPQGTNIEHIVAYLLDEQRLGGFHFNSRKYADDDLIVGAHNPYELFLIFYQILDASRDTDPHVRRKAEQISYMLDQCHNLEPKIPAVLRSVVNVQTYYAKALLINFEEVKEAQENHDVLACEAAVREAFELDVKPLLHAVREEMNVPADPLKAYQESGYAKEILVRGKGGASW; encoded by the coding sequence ATGAGTGATCAATCTTACGCTTTATTTGAACAGCAGCAGAAAGACAGGGGGATCAGCCTGACGGAAGCAATCGAAAAAATGAAAGCGCTTAAAATCGAAACGCCTTCATGGGGGTACGGAGATTCGGGCACACGTTTTAAAGTGTTTCAGCAAGAAGGTGTGCCAAGAGATCCTTTTGAAAAAATGGAGGATGCCGCAGTTGTCCATAAGCTGACTGGCGTTTGTCCGTCCGTTGCCATCCATATTCCATGGGACAGGGTCGATGATTATGCAAAGCTGAAAGCACACGCCGAAGATCTGGGTGTTGCGATCGGGGCCGTCAATCCGAACCTGTTCCAAGACGATGACTACAAATTCGGCAGCATTACCAATGTAAAAACGGAGATTCGCAAGAAAGCGACAGACCATCTGCTTGCATGCGTGGACATCGCAAAACAAACCGGCTCAAAGGAAATCAGCCTCTGGCTTGCCGACGGAACCAACTATCCGGGGCAGGCTGACATGAGAAAGAGGAAAAGCTGGATGTATGAATGCCTGAAGGAAGTGTACGCGGCGCTTGCTGATGATATGCGGCTTCTGATTGAGTATAAATTTTTTGAGCCGGCTTTTTACCATACCGATTTGGCGGACTGGGGCATGGCCTTCAATCTGGCGCAAAAGCTCGGTCCAAAGGCTGATGTGCTCGTCGATACCGGCCACCATCCGCAAGGAACGAACATTGAACATATTGTTGCCTATTTACTCGATGAGCAGCGTTTGGGCGGCTTTCATTTCAACAGCCGCAAATATGCGGATGACGATTTAATCGTCGGCGCCCACAATCCGTACGAATTGTTTCTCATTTTTTATCAAATTTTAGACGCCTCCCGCGATACTGACCCACATGTGAGGAGGAAAGCGGAACAGATTTCCTACATGCTTGACCAATGCCATAATCTTGAGCCGAAAATCCCGGCTGTGCTGCGCTCGGTCGTCAATGTACAGACCTATTATGCAAAAGCGCTTCTCATCAATTTTGAAGAAGTCAAAGAAGCGCAGGAAAACCACGATGTCCTTGCTTGTGAGGCGGCGGTGCGCGAAGCTTTTGAACTGGATGTGAAGCCGCTTCTTCATGCCGTACGCGAGGAGATGAATGTCCCGGCCGATCCGCTGAAAGCCTATCAGGAAAGCGGATATGCCAAAGAAATCCTCGTGCGCGGCAAAGGCGGTGCAAGCTGGTGA
- a CDS encoding sensory rhodopsin transducer: MKGERHWIIPDGFIPPQSSGSLTSHESICVLNCHEEDAELHITVYFEDRPPLEGMVETVGGRRTKHIRTSSLETSGARIPENVPYAIEIESNLPVIVQYSRMDTTQPELALMSTMAYPLPIK; the protein is encoded by the coding sequence ATGAAAGGTGAAAGGCATTGGATCATACCGGACGGCTTTATCCCGCCTCAAAGCTCCGGGAGTCTCACCAGCCATGAATCGATTTGCGTTTTGAATTGCCATGAGGAGGATGCGGAGCTTCACATCACAGTCTATTTTGAGGATCGGCCGCCGCTTGAGGGGATGGTGGAGACGGTTGGCGGCAGAAGAACAAAACATATCCGCACAAGCTCGCTGGAGACATCGGGAGCGCGTATTCCCGAAAATGTTCCTTATGCCATTGAGATTGAAAGCAATCTGCCCGTTATCGTCCAGTACAGCCGGATGGATACAACACAGCCTGAACTGGCTTTAATGTCGACAATGGCGTATCCGCTACCAATAAAATAA
- a CDS encoding bifunctional aldolase/short-chain dehydrogenase, whose translation MVEYLWSDEKAAECSGLAELVYRSNLIGSDRSVCNWGGGNTSMKTVEKDFRGRDIDVMWVKGSGSDLAAMTAEQFTGLKLEDIQPLIEREHMTDEEMTAYLSHCMIDGRHPRPSIETLLHAFLPFPHVDHTHPDAIISICCAENGKQHAEEIFGSRFVWVPYVRPGFALSKMIAQGVKNNPNAELVLMEKHGLVTWGKTAKESYDQTIAVIREAEAYIKRRSAETQPFGGKACDALPADERKRIFADIMPVIRGLVSDQKNLLLTWSDSDEVLEFVSSKHAPALSQIGAACPDHLVHTKRVPAYIPWNPSENDSNRLIELIKTEIARFKDEYKAYFERNKQEGDRMFEPAPRVILIPGLGMVTTGKSLAMAKVTRDLYHRAIAVMKGAEALGNFVSLHEEESYNVEYWPLELYKLTLAPPEAEFSRKTAFVTGGAGGIGSETCRRLAAEGAHVIVADINQEGAEKTAAEINEQYGGERAAAVRLDVTKEEEVRQAFKTSVLKYGGIDILVNNAGLATSSPLDDTSLEEWNLNMNVLGTGYFLVAREAFKQMKKQNNGGTMVFVGSKNSVYAGRNASAYSSAKALEVHLARCIAAEGGAYGIRVNSVLPDAVLQGSAIWDSKWREERAAAYGIEPDRLEEHYRKRTALSVNIYPADIAEAIAYFASDKAAKTTGCMLTVDGGVPAAFSR comes from the coding sequence ATGGTGGAATATTTATGGTCTGATGAGAAAGCTGCCGAATGCAGCGGTCTTGCTGAACTCGTGTACCGCTCCAACCTGATCGGCTCTGACCGTTCGGTTTGCAACTGGGGCGGCGGCAATACTTCGATGAAAACGGTAGAAAAAGATTTTCGCGGCCGTGACATTGATGTGATGTGGGTCAAGGGCAGCGGATCAGACTTGGCGGCCATGACAGCCGAGCAGTTTACCGGATTGAAACTCGAGGACATTCAGCCGCTGATCGAGCGCGAGCATATGACTGACGAAGAAATGACAGCTTATCTATCCCATTGCATGATCGACGGCAGACACCCGCGGCCATCGATTGAAACGCTTTTGCATGCTTTTCTGCCCTTTCCGCACGTGGACCACACACATCCGGATGCCATCATCAGCATTTGCTGCGCTGAAAACGGGAAGCAGCATGCAGAAGAGATTTTCGGCAGCCGTTTTGTATGGGTTCCTTATGTACGGCCTGGATTTGCTTTATCCAAAATGATCGCCCAAGGGGTGAAGAACAACCCGAATGCGGAGCTTGTGCTGATGGAAAAGCACGGTCTTGTCACATGGGGCAAAACGGCAAAAGAAAGCTATGATCAGACAATTGCCGTGATCAGGGAAGCGGAAGCGTATATTAAACGGCGGTCAGCCGAGACTCAACCGTTCGGAGGCAAGGCGTGTGATGCGCTTCCGGCTGATGAACGAAAGCGCATCTTTGCAGACATCATGCCCGTTATCCGCGGCCTTGTCAGTGATCAAAAAAATCTGCTCTTGACATGGAGCGATTCGGATGAAGTGCTGGAATTCGTGTCAAGCAAACATGCTCCGGCGCTTTCACAAATCGGCGCCGCCTGCCCGGATCACCTCGTTCATACAAAGCGCGTTCCGGCATACATCCCGTGGAACCCGTCTGAAAACGACTCAAACCGCCTGATTGAATTGATCAAAACAGAGATCGCCAGATTTAAAGATGAATATAAAGCCTATTTTGAGCGAAACAAGCAGGAAGGAGACCGCATGTTTGAACCGGCGCCGCGCGTCATCCTCATCCCGGGACTCGGTATGGTCACAACCGGAAAAAGCCTGGCGATGGCGAAGGTGACCAGGGATTTATACCATCGGGCGATCGCCGTCATGAAAGGGGCGGAAGCCCTTGGAAACTTTGTTTCTCTTCATGAAGAAGAGTCCTACAATGTTGAATATTGGCCGCTTGAACTTTATAAGCTGACACTTGCTCCGCCGGAAGCCGAATTTTCCCGCAAGACGGCCTTTGTGACGGGAGGAGCTGGAGGAATCGGCAGTGAGACGTGCCGCCGCCTTGCTGCTGAAGGAGCGCACGTCATCGTCGCTGATATTAATCAGGAAGGTGCAGAAAAAACGGCGGCGGAGATTAATGAACAGTACGGAGGGGAGCGGGCGGCGGCCGTCCGGCTCGACGTGACGAAAGAAGAGGAAGTGCGGCAGGCTTTCAAAACAAGCGTCCTCAAGTACGGGGGAATCGACATTCTTGTCAATAATGCGGGGCTTGCCACATCAAGCCCGCTTGATGACACGAGCCTTGAAGAATGGAATCTGAATATGAATGTGTTGGGAACAGGATATTTCTTAGTCGCCAGAGAAGCTTTTAAACAAATGAAAAAACAAAATAACGGTGGAACCATGGTGTTCGTCGGCTCCAAAAATTCCGTCTATGCAGGCAGGAACGCTTCGGCATACAGTTCCGCAAAAGCGCTGGAAGTCCATCTGGCGCGGTGTATCGCCGCCGAAGGCGGAGCGTACGGAATCCGCGTGAACTCCGTTCTTCCTGATGCCGTTCTTCAAGGATCGGCGATCTGGGATTCGAAATGGCGTGAAGAAAGGGCGGCCGCTTACGGGATTGAGCCGGACCGTCTTGAGGAGCATTACCGGAAGCGGACGGCTCTGTCCGTCAATATTTATCCCGCTGACATTGCTGAAGCGATCGCTTATTTTGCTTCGGATAAGGCGGCAAAAACAACTGGGTGTATGCTGACGGTTGACGGAGGCGTACCGGCTGCATTTTCAAGATAA
- a CDS encoding MFS transporter, which produces MNRKHNTPVKLIIMIFMICTFSIGFTEYVVMGILTSISNDLSIPISSTGLLVTAYAGSVCLTGPIVTILSVKLPRKPVLLGLMGIFIIANTLSIFAPNFTVLLISRILSASIHGAFFATTMVFVSEMVPPEKRAAAAASMNGGLTIALMLGVPFGSFLGDLFNWRVVFAMVACLGLIGFIGILMTVPHRKPKVVPKLIHEWGVFKNKQVLFSFAITIFGYSGVFIAYTFIEPMLRHSAGFGSLGITASLFAYGFGGVVGNFYAGKVPFHLLTRTMIGVMIALMSILAVFPFVTGHPAGAIIVTFLFGAGAFGTVPLLQTKVVAASEYGTTIATSVSIAAFNLANALGAWIGGLILNASGYYTYLATGGALMTLCGLMLTMFAYASEKRQTKAMWETERM; this is translated from the coding sequence ATGAACAGAAAACACAACACACCAGTCAAACTGATCATCATGATTTTTATGATCTGCACGTTTTCCATCGGCTTTACGGAATACGTTGTGATGGGCATATTAACCTCTATTTCAAACGATCTCTCTATCCCGATTTCTTCCACCGGCCTTTTGGTCACGGCTTATGCGGGAAGCGTTTGTCTGACGGGGCCGATCGTGACGATCTTATCGGTGAAACTGCCGCGCAAACCGGTATTGCTGGGCTTGATGGGGATTTTTATAATAGCCAATACACTCAGTATATTTGCGCCAAATTTCACCGTTTTATTGATATCCAGAATTTTATCCGCATCCATCCATGGCGCATTTTTTGCGACGACAATGGTATTCGTCAGCGAAATGGTGCCGCCTGAAAAACGCGCTGCCGCCGCAGCCTCCATGAATGGCGGCTTGACCATCGCACTGATGCTGGGCGTTCCTTTCGGTTCTTTTTTGGGCGACCTTTTCAACTGGCGGGTTGTTTTTGCGATGGTCGCATGCCTCGGGTTGATCGGTTTTATCGGCATTCTTATGACCGTGCCGCACAGAAAGCCAAAAGTAGTGCCAAAACTGATCCACGAATGGGGTGTGTTTAAAAATAAACAGGTTCTCTTTTCTTTTGCCATTACGATCTTCGGCTATTCAGGCGTTTTCATCGCGTATACGTTTATCGAACCGATGCTGAGGCACTCAGCCGGCTTTGGGAGCCTTGGGATTACCGCTTCCCTTTTTGCTTATGGCTTTGGCGGTGTCGTCGGCAATTTCTATGCGGGGAAAGTTCCGTTTCATTTATTAACCCGCACGATGATCGGCGTGATGATCGCATTGATGTCGATCCTTGCCGTCTTTCCTTTTGTAACCGGACATCCGGCCGGCGCCATCATCGTTACCTTTTTATTCGGGGCAGGTGCCTTTGGAACGGTGCCGCTGTTGCAAACAAAAGTCGTGGCCGCGTCCGAATACGGAACAACGATTGCCACTTCTGTCAGCATTGCGGCTTTTAATTTGGCCAATGCGCTTGGGGCATGGATCGGCGGACTCATTCTCAATGCGTCCGGCTATTACACATACCTTGCCACAGGCGGTGCGCTGATGACCTTATGCGGCCTGATGCTGACGATGTTTGCTTATGCGTCTGAAAAAAGACAGACGAAAGCGATGTGGGAAACAGAGCGAATGTGA